The nucleotide sequence GGTCTCGGCACTGGCCGCCGTCCGTCATCTCCTCGACACCGGTGTCGTACGGCGCGGGGACACGCTTCTCGACAGCTCCAGCGGCATCTACGCGTACGCCCTCGCCCTCGCCTGCCACCGGCACGGCATGCGCTGCCACATCGTCGGATCGACGACGGTCGACCACACCCTGCGGACCCAGCTCGCCGTACTCGGGGCGACCCTGGAACAGATGGAACCGAGCAGCGACCTGAAACTCGACCAGAAACGACGGGTCGAGCGGATCCACGAGATCCTCGCCGCCCACCCCGAGTACCACTGGATGCGGCAGTACCACGACGACATCCACTACCTCGGCTACCGCGCGATCGCCGACCGCGTCCACGAGGAGACCGGCGGCGCCCGGCTCACGGTCGTCGGCGGAGTCGGCTCCGGCGCCTCGACCGGCGCCCTGACCCGCTACCTCCGCGACCGGGACGCCAGGACGCCACGCGGGGCGGCGGGCGACGTCGACCTCGTGGGCGTCCAGCCCTTCGGCAGCCTCACCTTCGGCGCCCAGCACACCTCGGACCCCGAGATCATCATCGCCGGCATCGGCAGCTCCATCCCCTTCGGGAACGTCTCCCACGAGCTGTACGACACCCTGCACTGGATCTCCTTCGACGCGGCGCTGGCGGGCGCCGTCGACCTCCTGCGCCGGCACGCCCTCTTCGCGGGCCTGTCGACCGGAGCGGCCTACCTCGCCGCGCGCCACGAACGCGAGCGCCGCCCCGGACGGACGGTCCTCTTCATCGCCCCCGACACCGGCCACCGCTATGTCGACACCGTCTTCGCCCGCCACGACGAGGCCGCGCCCCTAGGGCACTTCACGCCCCAGGACATCGCGGACCAGACCGAACTGACCCTGCCGTGGTCCCGCATGCCCTGGAACCGCAGGAGCCATCCGCCGCGAGAATCGACCTCTATGGAATCTTTGACCACGTAACGACAGAGAAGGACATAGAAAGTCCGAACAGTGAGGGAAAGCAGGGAATCGTGTACATCAGCGGCAGCGACGGCGAGGACACCACGGAACAGGGCGACGGATGGCTCCGCATCCTGCTGTACGTCGCGTTCCTCCTGCTCCTGGGCTCCGCCCTGGCCCGATTCCTGATCCGGCACACCGGCGAGAACCTCGCTCCGTGGGTCGTCTCCCTCGCCGTCGCCCTGGCGGTCCTCTACCTCCTCGACCCGCTCCTCGGCCGCCGCCCGACCACCCTCCGCCACATCTGGCTCGGGACGGTCGTCGCCGTCTGGATGGCCCTGGTCTGGCTGGCGCCGAGCTTCGGCTGGTGCGCGGTCCCGCTCTTCATCATCGGGCTGCGCACCCTGCGCCCGCCGGCGGCGATCGCCCTCATCGCCCTGGTGACCGCCACATCGGTGACCGCGCACCTCAGGCTCTCGGGCCGGCTCGACGTCGACGTCGTTCTCGCGCCGCCGGCCATCGCCGCGATCGCCGTCGCGGTCTTCGTCCAGATGGACCGTCAGTCCCGGCGGCAGCGCGAGCTCATCGACGACCTCATCCGCACCCGGCGAGAACTGGCCGCGACGGAGCGCCGCGAGGGCATCCTCGCCGAACGACAGCGCCTGTCCATGGAGATCCACGACAGCCTCGCCCAGGGCCTCTCCAGCCAGCAGATGCTCCTCCAGGCCTCCGACCGGGTCTGGGACACCGACCCGGCGACCGCCCGCACCCATGTGCGCACGGCGACCGCGATCGCCGAACACAACCTCACCGAAGCCCGCCGCTTCGTCCACGACCTGGCCCCCGCCGACCTCGCGGACGGCAAGAACCTCGACCATGCGCTCCGGACGCTCGCCGACCGCGAGACCGGCGACCGTCTCACCGTCCTCTGCCACATCGACGGCGCCCCCACCAGCCCCCTGCCCGACCGCGTCCAGTCCACCCTCCTCCGCATCGCCCAGGGCGCCCTCGCCAACGTCCGCGAACACTCGGGCGCCACCACGGCGGCCCTGACCCTGACCTACCTCGACGACCAGGTCGTCCTGGACGTCTCCGACAACGGCCACGGCTTCGACCCCACGACCACCCACCCCGACGACACCCCGACGCGGGGC is from Streptomyces venezuelae ATCC 10712 and encodes:
- a CDS encoding pyridoxal-phosphate dependent enzyme; this translates as MDQHVAEAIGRPDLIRLDDRLLCLRFETMKVVSALAAVRHLLDTGVVRRGDTLLDSSSGIYAYALALACHRHGMRCHIVGSTTVDHTLRTQLAVLGATLEQMEPSSDLKLDQKRRVERIHEILAAHPEYHWMRQYHDDIHYLGYRAIADRVHEETGGARLTVVGGVGSGASTGALTRYLRDRDARTPRGAAGDVDLVGVQPFGSLTFGAQHTSDPEIIIAGIGSSIPFGNVSHELYDTLHWISFDAALAGAVDLLRRHALFAGLSTGAAYLAARHERERRPGRTVLFIAPDTGHRYVDTVFARHDEAAPLGHFTPQDIADQTELTLPWSRMPWNRRSHPPRESTSMESLTT
- a CDS encoding sensor histidine kinase, whose amino-acid sequence is MYISGSDGEDTTEQGDGWLRILLYVAFLLLLGSALARFLIRHTGENLAPWVVSLAVALAVLYLLDPLLGRRPTTLRHIWLGTVVAVWMALVWLAPSFGWCAVPLFIIGLRTLRPPAAIALIALVTATSVTAHLRLSGRLDVDVVLAPPAIAAIAVAVFVQMDRQSRRQRELIDDLIRTRRELAATERREGILAERQRLSMEIHDSLAQGLSSQQMLLQASDRVWDTDPATARTHVRTATAIAEHNLTEARRFVHDLAPADLADGKNLDHALRTLADRETGDRLTVLCHIDGAPTSPLPDRVQSTLLRIAQGALANVREHSGATTAALTLTYLDDQVVLDVSDNGHGFDPTTTHPDDTPTRGPRGHGLPAIRTRTHQLGGTLTIESLPNEGTVLSAAIPLAATTT